The genomic stretch tccttcccttccttcctccatccttcccttcctccccttccctttttcttccttctccctccctctttcctccctctctccctcccttccttctttccttctttccttcctccatccgtttctctctctctctctctctcttcccctgaaTCTTCTACTTCTCATGGGCATGGTCTGCCTGCCACGGGACATCTGTTTTAAAGTGGAAGAGACATTGTAGAATTCTATAACCTTCCTGGGGCAGAAATAATTGAAAGCGCTGGTGACCAGACATAACCCCGTTACTTCATTAGAAACAGGTTCAAAGGACAGGCCTTTCTCTGTTCTTTAGTAACATTATTAGCCAGCAAGCTACTGTCCTATTTTGGGGACAAAGTTTATTCATTGCTACTTTACAAGCCTTATATATTTCATTTGTTATGATCATGTGAAATGTATCTTTCTGGAGAGATGCACACAAGCTCTGGTGGCTTAACTTGATCAAAATAGTTTACATtcaatttatttctgtctttcctcCTGAGAGACAAGAAAGCATCATCTGACGACTGTCGGAAggctttttgtttaaaaagggGAATTTGACCAAGGGTCCCCTGGAACACAGTTGCTTAAATGTGCATTTCTCCAGGAAGTCTCTAATAGCTAGAGAGGGTCTGGGGACCGGCGTTTAGATTTCAATCATTCCTGCTTCTTCTCTTGTCCATTATTACAGTCATCGAGGATGAACATTCTTGGGCTCGCAGGAATGCCCAATTGTGGGCTCTCCTAGGAACAAGTCTATTAATATCACTTTCATCTTCCTAGGTGCAAATTCGGGAAACAGTCAGGGAGAGCCTTTATAGCCAGCTGCCAGCTTTCTCAGATCCTGCTGGGGAAGAGTCTGCATTTACTGGGACCACAACAAATTCCTTCCCCAACGCAGGAGGGATCGATGAGGAAGACACATCGTTGGCCCGATACTTGGAGCTAGGAAGCTGTACTCAATGTCCACAACACGGAGAAAAGCAGGACAGAAAAGACCATGCACTTGGAGGTTCCTGGCCAGAACCAGGATATGAGCTGAGCATCCCAGATGCCCATAATGAAAATACATCCCCTGGGGAGCTGTCAGTGCTTCTCCCCCAAGAGGGCAGTGCTGACCCCTGGGAGCCCAAGGCTCTCTCTGTTGCTTCCCCTGAACCCGAAAAGCCCAGCCTCACCCTGGAAACTCCATGCGATGAGccagggggcagggaagcagcaaGCGTGTTGGAGCGTCTTGAAGCACGAGACCAAGGAACACGGGACACAATGGATTCTCCTGCTGGAGCCTCAGCTGATAGATATTTGCCTCCGGAAACTTGCTCCACGGACTTAGAGCCGGCAGAGATTCAAAGCAAAGTATCTGATTCACGTTCTCCTGATAACGAGACGCCGGGCATCCTCTCCCACACGCAGCATTCTGAGCTCCCCCAGCGCCCGTGCAGGAGCAGCAAGGGGGGAGACTCTGCCGCGCCGCCTCTTTTTACCAATACTTTTGCCTGGAACATTTCGCAGAAGGCCAGCGAAGGTGGCACAGGGGAAAATTTAGCAGAGACGGAGAACGTCACCTCCGCGCTGGTCTCCGCAGTCCAGCCTGGCCGGGAGAGGCCAAGCCCCGGCGGCTCCGGAGGGTTTGAGGAAAGACAGCCGCTGTGTTCCGACAACAGCTCTTCTGTGCAGTTTCCAGAAGGCGGTGACGAGAGCCCCAGGACCCGTGCCCCGGGCACTGCAGACACACCAGCCGGAAATGGTTCGGTGGTGATGTTTCCTCCTGAGAAGCCGGTGTCTTTAACTGCTAATCTTGAGGGTCTTCAGGTGACCAGGGAAAGTGGGGACACATCAACCGTTACTATGGCCACCAAAGTCCACCCAGCCAAATACCTCCCTGTTTCAATCGCGGAGGACAGTCACCCCAATGGTCCCAGGGAGAGTTCCCCTCAGGCTCCGGAAGGAAATACTTGCCAGCTTCCTTCCAATGCACAGTTGGgccatatttttaattattccacAACAGCATCTCTAGAAGAGCCCTTTGGCCTGGCTCCCGGGGGGCCAGAAGTCCACATGCACGTTCCTCAGCTCCCAGAAGGAGAGGGTTTCTGCCGCACTTGCCCTCTTCAGACTGATAACGATTCTGGAAATAAGAGCCCGGCCGTGGACGGAGCAGGCCGGAGGAGCCTCGAGGAGCATTTCCAAGACAAAGAAAGTGAAACAACACAGAGGATCCAGCCAGAGAGCTTAcccccaaagagttctcctcctgAAGATGATCTCCAAGAAAGTTGGCCCAGGATGCCTGTTGCCCAAGGGCAGATAAACCCAGTGCCCTCGGACTGCTTATCAGCAAActccagggaggagagaggacagagCTCAGGCTCGGGGACTAGCGTGTGCGAGGCGGCTGAAGCCGCTGTGGAAGTTGGAGGTCAGGCTCCAAGCCACATTTCTCCTCTCTCTAATATCCCCCTGGAAGAGTCCGGAGGGAGcaggccaggactttgggaaacaGGAAGCAAGCTCAAGATTATAACTCTGGAAGCTTCCATTCCAGAAGTCTGGCCACCCAGACAACAGCCAGGTTCCGAGTCCAAGGAGCTGGAAGCGGGTCCTGACGTTCTCAAGGCTCACGGCCCTCAGGATGAGTCTGGCTCAGCACTTGCCATTGACAGAGAAACGCTCGTTAGTGGAAAATCAGCCGGTCGTGCATCCTGGAGGAGTCTTTCGTCCGAGTATTTGAGCCAACCCAGACTCCTAGAGTCATCAGTGGATCCTGTGGACGAAAAGGAATTAGATGTGGCAGATTTGCTATGCGAGCCTTCGAAAACTGGAAAGAGGGAAAACGTTGATGATGTGAGCCAAAACCGAAAGGGCAACCGAGTCCAGGCGGATCACGCTGCTTTCTTTAAACGGTTTCTGACCCGCCTGAAGGTCGTGGAGTCCTCTGTGGACCCCACGGATGCGGCAGGTGAGACGGTGTGTGCCCGGGCTGAGACGGCGGGGCCTCCCACGTCCTCCGTGTCTGTTGTCAGCGAGGACAGTGAACAGGATGCTGGGCCCATGGGCCGGAGACCGGCCGTCCGGCCCGCCGTCTTGCAAGTCCCGAGTCCTGACGAAGGTCGGGGAGCATGTCCCCGGGCTCATGGAATCGGCCAAATGCAAGTGGGCAGCGAGAGAAGCTCGGGGGAGGCTGAACGCAGTAAAAACGACAAAGCAGAGTCTGTTTTCCCCCCTTTACCTCTTTCTGATGGGCCTGCAGTGATGACTCACGCATGTGTTGGAGCGGACATTCGCGACTCCTCGGGTCAAATTCACGATGTCTCTGAGAAGGGTGTAGTAGGGCCCAGAAACCACCCCTACACATTTTCTGACTCAAAGGACAGAGGAGCCGTTGAGAGTGAATGTGGGAAACATCCACCGTCTCCCAGTGCTCTCCCTCGGTTGCCTTTTACCGCCTGTCCTGAAGGAAACATCACAAACTTTTCAGaaagacacaaaatccaggaaCCTACAGGGGAGGAGCCCTGCACCAGGGAAGGCACATCCACCGGCGCATCGGGCTTGCCTGCTGTGACCTTGGCCTCCACGGCAGGTGGATGTGTGTCGGAGAAAGCTCCCGAGATACTGCCGTCCTCATGCCAACAGGGCTCCAGCCTGGGCTCTGGGAAAAAACCCAGGGATGAGAAGCTCGGGCACATGGCCGCCCAGACCCTCGGCTTCCCCAAGTCCCCTGCAGCAGGGAGTGGCTCCGGGGAGGTCAAGAAGCAAGAGGCTTCAGGGAGAGGACCCATAGCCGAGGGCGTGAAGAAGAAACTTCTGTCCAGGGTGGCCGCCCTGAGGCTGCgtttggaggagaaggagaacgTCAGGCGGAGTTCAAGCCTTCTCAGAAGGATTCCTGCACCTGAACCACCGGCATCAGGCACAGATGAGAGACAAGATGCGGAGGAGCCGCCTtgcagaagagagggaaaaggtgaGGCTCCGTGGCTGTTGCTGTTAGCGTTTGGGCTGGCGAGCCGGAGGCCCAGCTCCTGTATGCAGATTGCCGGGCTCTACCTCCAGAGTTTTTTGATTCAAGTTTCGGGCTGCAGAAagtggcttctttctttctttctttttttttaagattttatttattcattagagaaagaacacacaagcagggggagaggcagagggagagagagaagtaagctccccgctgagctgggagcccaatgcggggctccaccccaggacctggagatcatgacctgagccgaaggcagacgccaaccatccgagccacccaggtgccccgagaaagtGGTTTCTAACAGGTCTCCAGGTGATCTCGAGAGGGAACCGCTAGAAGAGGTTGCTTGGAGGTAGGTTTAACCAAGGGAGTGTGATTAAGATGACTTTCTGTttaattatcctttaaaaaatattttaaaagataaacagaagCATTCATCAGTGTAGCTAATTAGTATAATTAAATAGACCACACACTAAGCAGGATttacagaaataaacatttaGGTACAATTTGGGAGTCTCCTCTTTAATTGgtgattttcattaaaaacagCTTAATTGAATCCCGGATTTTCTTCCAAATGTGAacataaaatttctttccaaCTTACCCTCCTCTTTGTCTGAGTCTAAAGTGCCCTGGGGACTCCGTTCCAGGTTTCAAACCAACTGAGTCTCAAAGCGCTATAAATGCCGTCACCGTCACCGCTGCTTTGCAACGGCTCAACCCCAAACTCCACCCCTTAACCCGAATTTTAGCCTCTGTTATTTCAGagctcttctttccctccccatgGGTGGGAGGAGTCAGAAGAGAAGACACCGCAGCCAGGGATGCCATCTGCGCATGCGGGATCTTGATGCTGGGGGCCCCCTTAACGCTAAGGGGGCTTTGCTCCTCCTGCCCGAGTGTTCAGACCTCCACACTGATGCTCCTTATTCCCGTGGACACCGCGGGCCCTCTGCACCTGCTGCAGGCAGGATTCAATACAAAACTCCCTTCAGAACGTTTGGGGGCATCCAGCCAGGTCTCTAGGAGACATGTGTTAAAACATTTAAagttggggcacccaggtggctccgtcggttaagtgtctgccttcagctcacgtcatgatcctggggtcctgggacccagttcCAAGTTGGGAATCCCAAGTTGGGaatgctcagtggtgagtctgcccctctccctctgcccctccccagcttgtggctctcctctctcaaataaagaaaatctaaaaaaaaaaaaaacaaaaaaacaccaaaaacccaCATATTTAAAGAGGATGGAGCAGTATTTTATAAGATTTCTAAAGTGGTTTCAGCCCGAAtggaaatgtctatttggaaTCCTTGTCCATGGTTTTTCGAGTTTCTGTAGGAACAAGGACACTGCAGGTAAGTGCGGACTGGTGGAGCTTGTGCTGGGTGTCCCCAAGCCCCCCTGGGTCCACGCAGTGCTCTTCTGGGAGGGAGGCTGCGCTCTCAAACCACAGACCGGGCAGGGAAGGAGTTAATATGTGGGGGGTGTTGTGCCTCAAAtgactcaaagaaataaaactgagtaACCTTTCCTGGGGACATTCAAAGCTTTCTATTCTAGGCTTTCCACTCCACACTTGGCCAGAATACGCACAGAAGAAAAACCCAGCCACACCCCCAGGCTTCCCTGTAGCTCCTTCgtttccatccctcccttcctcccacccaaaGAGAGGTCCTTTCGGAAGCCCCGAGACCTCTTGTCCAAGCCAGCTTTCTCGCTCTCCGGGACCCTCATTTTGTCCTGCTGCCCACTGTatgcccttccctctgtcccGCCAACTTTCTGTGTTCAGAACTCAGAATGCGCGGTGGACAGGGTTGGCTGCTTTAGGAACATTCAGGTACACACAAATCATCATGAAGGCTGCCCCTGCATAAGTGTTGGAAGGGCCCTTGAGGAATTAGGtcccagaggaggaggcaggctgggTCTGGACCGAGAGTTTGAGACCAATGGCCTCAGGACCTAGCCCAGCTAGCCCCATCGGCCATTTGCACTGAAATGGAGGTTGCCATCGATGAGCACTTggtatgttttctctctcccatcaTATTGTCAGTATCTTCAGCTACTTCCTAGTTGGGGGACTTATTCCCTGATCAGCCCATTATCACTTTCTGGGTAGAAAATAAGCTTTTAAATGTGCCTTCTGTTGCCCACATGTCTATTGGAGTcaaggagggaagagaggcacCTTTAATCCATTGGCGACTTCACAGTGGGATTCGCGGGAAAGGGGCAAACAAAGCGTCAGCATCGAGGACTTCTGGCTTGGCGGTGGATTACGTCATGTTCCGGGTTAGCACAGCTGCGGGGTTAGGGAAGTCGGTTTGCAGAAGATTGACACCAGGTTTCCAGTAACCTTATGGCCAAATCACTCTGCCCACCTGGCTGTGTCCGCCGTCCGTGTCCTATTCTAATGTCTGTCCTGCCGCCCAGTGGCTGGCCTGGGCAATGACACATTTCCCCATCGGGCAGCGCGCTCATCCCGGGTTTAATTTAAAAAGCGAacacttttgtagcaacatggacgggactggaagagattatgctgagtgaaatcagtcaagcagagagagtcaattatcatatggtttcactcatttgtggagcataaccaatagcatggaggacaaggggcgttagagagtagtagggaatttgggtaaattggaaggggaggtgaaccatgagagactatggactctgaaaaacagtctgaggggtttgaagtggcgggggggtgggaggttggggtaccaggtggtgggtattatagagggcacagcttgcatggagcactgggtgtggtgaaaaaataatgaatactgtttttctgaaaataaataaattgggggaaaaaaaaaaagcgatgTTCAAAGAGCTCAGGCTAACCCCCGAATGGTTTCTTGCTCGCTCCTATTTCATTCAAGAAGATGCCTCTCTTTTGCTAATGAAATTGATGTCAGACATCACTGCACTCCGTTAGGATATTTTCAGCCAAGACAATTCAGAGATAACCCACCCATCTGGATTTTATTCTGCTCCTAATCCCCAGCTCGGATTTTGACCTGGACCATCTGGTGATCCTTTAAAAGCATTTCTATTTGGCCCAGGTTTATAGGCTAGGtatccccagccccccaccctcttctttaaaaaaaaaaaaaagtctctcacaTTTCACTTTGTGCATTACAGAGCTCACTCGTGGAGTGTTTTGTAATGAAAAAATGAGGTGGATTAGTTCATTTTTCTGACTGTTTAGGTATGCCACTTCTCCCCTCAGACACTTGGCTTCCTCATCCGTGAACGGAGGGTAAtaattattatccctattttggGGATTGTTGTTAGCATGACATATGACACAATGGCAAAGTCTCTTCCCCACCATGAAGTCTTTCTTTGCAACTGTTGTAAGAACACTGACCTGCAAATCTCTCCTTCACAGCTCCGATATTACTGAAAAAGATCCAAGCCGAGATGTACCCTGACCACTCCGGGAATATTAAATTAAGCTGCCAGTTTGCAGAAATTCATGAAGATTCTACTGTCTGGTGGACAAAAGATTCAAAGTCAATAGCCCAAGTGCAGAGAAGGTGCGCTATTTGCCCGGTCCCTTTTCACTGCTGTTGCATGTTTCACAACGTAGTTCTAGAAGAAAATTATTATAGGAAGTGAAAAGGGAAACTGAAGTCGAAACCCCACAACCCAAAGTATCCAAGACGAGTAAGTAACCGAAGATAGATGTCTAGAGAGAGGAAGCCATGGAGGGTTCTTAGCCGGGCTCTGCCATCCCTGAGTTTTGGGGCCTCAGAAAGTCAGGAAACTTTTCATGAGGTTTTTAGAATCAGGGAAACGGGTCAGATCATCTTCTAGTCGGAGGTTCTGTGGTCCCAAGAGTACAGAGCTCTCTTCTGCATGTCTGTGAATTTGGCTGTGTTCTCTGTGTCATAATTCCCATGAGCCTGACAAATTCCAATGCTGAAAAGGTgaacccaaagaaagaagaaaaggaaaactaccTCTCCACCATGAGGTCGTTGAAAGTAGCAGCTTGGAGGGTGATAAACAGCCCTTTCTGAGATGGGAAAAGCTGTTTGTTTctgggatggagaggagaaagaggagggagagaatcgtTGCCGAGAACTCCCGTGTGGAATGAACCTGGCGAACGGCTTCCTAGAACGCGGTGCTGCCAATACACGCTCGTTCGGGTGAACTGCGGACCTGGAGCTTCATCTGACACACTTGAGGGGGCGTGGCTGCTTCTTAAACAGATCGCTGGGCTCCGTGGAAACGACTGGCACTCCAACAGTCCTCAGGTGCTTTTAGTGCCAAAGGAGGTCCCTGTTCAGCTCCCTGAGTCTCGGAGGTTCCTACCCCCTTCATCTCGCCACAAGTCGCCTGAAAAAGGAAGCACAGCCGGAGAGCTTTCTGTCGAATGAAATCAAATGGGTCCGCTGGGAACCCATGTCCGGAAATTAGGTCCCAAATGCAACCACGGcagatttgagctacagtttctTTGCCGTGACCTCACTCCAGAACATCTAACTGGGTTGTCATGGATGGAATCACATTTGCTGCCTAAAACGCTGCCCTCATCTCGCCTGTCTTATGTGTGGCTTCCGAAGAATTTTAATGGAGAATAAATGACTTGGTTTTAAAATCAAGGCCGCTCCCTAGAGCTTTATAGAAAGGAAGCActcattattcatttaaaaaacttgCTGTCGTTGTGAGCCAAGGATAATTAACCAGTGGGGGtttctgccatcttgctctgAGCTTAGAATTGGCACCGGAATCCTTTGGGTCCCTTTTCCATTTTGAGATGTCTTTAGAAAACCCAGCTTCCCTCTGGGGAGCATTTGGCAACAGTAGGCTTGCCTGTACCGGCGACGCGGGGCCAAGCCTTTACGATCTTAGCCGCTCTGGCTTCCTTCCCTCTTGGCCACACTGGCTTAGGTGCACCCCTTGCCTCTTCTATGGTATATGGAGGATATTTGGGAGGCTTGCGTCCTCTGTATATCAAGAAATCATTTACATTAGTTCGAGTGGCTTTTTAAATGTTATCGAATTTCTTTCACCTTAATTCCAGTCCCTCCAAGAAGTATCTCACTGCCTTGTAAAACATCATTTCCCAGAAGCTAAAATCTCTCAAGCAAGTATAATATAAACACACAGCCAAGATCTCTTTCAGCTCATTAAATAATGAAGAACCAGGAAGATGGTAAAGCCATTCAAAGGAACATTTGAGGAATGGAGATTTATATAGTCTGTGGGGCAAATCCATAATACTTTTGCAAACAGGTACAAAACTGGTTAATATTTGACAGGTAATAAACACTGAGGGTTATCTTTTCTCCTAGACAGAACTTGTAAGTTGCAAGTTAAAAATGTCTCTGGGGGTTCTATTTAAACAGCAAAGTCAGGCACAGGAGCATTCTCCCATTATTAAATTCTCCTTGGGTGACATGTGAAGGGCAGGAAGAGGCCTCCAAGGTTCTCCGTCAGGTGTCAGAGGATCAGGGAATTTGGGTCAGAagccacagagagagacaccaccCCAGGCCTTCTGTGACTCAGCGTTTTGTAGCCCAACAGGAAATCTTCCGCTGGTGACTGGGACTGTCCACTTTCCACCATGCATTCAGGACGCGTTCAGAGGCTGTCTCGGTGGATGATGCATTATCATTTCATGGGCTTTTCTTTCAAGTCATTGGTGCATGAAACATGTGTAAATCAGAGACTTGATGTCCACTGAAAAACCAACCGAGCGTCTCTACTTCGGGGGCTAAGCAACTGAGACAGGATAAGTGGAATCTGGGTTTGAACTGTGAAATGacccaaaactgaaacagacaaACCTGGTGAATGTTTAACAACATTCCGAACAAAACTACAACA from Neovison vison isolate M4711 chromosome 3, ASM_NN_V1, whole genome shotgun sequence encodes the following:
- the ALPK2 gene encoding alpha-protein kinase 2; this translates as MTDSGEPQRRTLCFLSTLLSQKVPEKSDAVLRCIISGQPKPEVTWYKNGRAIEECGIVSSYEFFQNQYIHMLHLYRCSPDDAAVYQISAKNSSGMICCSASVEVKCSAENPQLSPDPKDGGGTGWRHATEACAQEKTDQLDEKEHPREGEEHVSTGTAMSADSPSSKFSCSCSLQASSDPHASSSENPSDVKGTRPTKEARDLGDAEEVADRLLFSNLSRIPTNHNVYCHGTIHSKGSRLTDALHSDGPQEGVSDSGQADPTGQKYISFSLPLSEGTASVCSGDRAAIKQQVSPQVSSEDSDSDYELCPEITLTCTEEFSDDDLEYLECSDVMTDYSNAVWQRNLQGTEHVFLLESDDEEMEFSASCLGGCEHLLGEMGCGSRVSDDIGPMEATTGLCGYHSHPQEVGVRSSQASTHSPSPLQTGMILTLGPHWDATSAVTDLGRYKPPAASEAAENDYPGIRRETRDSHQAGEEFTSDNLLNTDKAVIETAMQRWSGELEKPGASQGLEIAAEGRVGDEGSLTKRGSEKPARLRRPSMRGKPKKLSPNLKSSTTESTFNLFYPKEPVKHPRTQSDKRDGSWARAEADWNSQFPAGQRASPVQAEGEGKTPPAPPGSLPQGGYSGFSGEGMPVQNLIETGGVPDWSAHAQVQIRETVRESLYSQLPAFSDPAGEESAFTGTTTNSFPNAGGIDEEDTSLARYLELGSCTQCPQHGEKQDRKDHALGGSWPEPGYELSIPDAHNENTSPGELSVLLPQEGSADPWEPKALSVASPEPEKPSLTLETPCDEPGGREAASVLERLEARDQGTRDTMDSPAGASADRYLPPETCSTDLEPAEIQSKVSDSRSPDNETPGILSHTQHSELPQRPCRSSKGGDSAAPPLFTNTFAWNISQKASEGGTGENLAETENVTSALVSAVQPGRERPSPGGSGGFEERQPLCSDNSSSVQFPEGGDESPRTRAPGTADTPAGNGSVVMFPPEKPVSLTANLEGLQVTRESGDTSTVTMATKVHPAKYLPVSIAEDSHPNGPRESSPQAPEGNTCQLPSNAQLGHIFNYSTTASLEEPFGLAPGGPEVHMHVPQLPEGEGFCRTCPLQTDNDSGNKSPAVDGAGRRSLEEHFQDKESETTQRIQPESLPPKSSPPEDDLQESWPRMPVAQGQINPVPSDCLSANSREERGQSSGSGTSVCEAAEAAVEVGGQAPSHISPLSNIPLEESGGSRPGLWETGSKLKIITLEASIPEVWPPRQQPGSESKELEAGPDVLKAHGPQDESGSALAIDRETLVSGKSAGRASWRSLSSEYLSQPRLLESSVDPVDEKELDVADLLCEPSKTGKRENVDDVSQNRKGNRVQADHAAFFKRFLTRLKVVESSVDPTDAAGETVCARAETAGPPTSSVSVVSEDSEQDAGPMGRRPAVRPAVLQVPSPDEGRGACPRAHGIGQMQVGSERSSGEAERSKNDKAESVFPPLPLSDGPAVMTHACVGADIRDSSGQIHDVSEKGVVGPRNHPYTFSDSKDRGAVESECGKHPPSPSALPRLPFTACPEGNITNFSERHKIQEPTGEEPCTREGTSTGASGLPAVTLASTAGGCVSEKAPEILPSSCQQGSSLGSGKKPRDEKLGHMAAQTLGFPKSPAAGSGSGEVKKQEASGRGPIAEGVKKKLLSRVAALRLRLEEKENVRRSSSLLRRIPAPEPPASGTDERQDAEEPPCRREGKAPILLKKIQAEMYPDHSGNIKLSCQFAEIHEDSTVWWTKDSKSIAQVQRSAGDNSIVSLAIMQAGQKDQGTYDCCIKNSYGKLTTEFNLTAEVLKQLTSHQDLKGCEEIEFSQLIFREDFLRDSYFGDQLRGQIATEELHFGEGVHRKAFRSKVMRGLTPVFQPGHACVLKVHNAVAYGTRNNDELIQRNYKLAAQECYVQNTARHYAQIYAAEAQPLEGFGEVPEIIPIFLIHRPDNNIPYATVEEELIGEFVKYSIRDGKEINFLRRDSEAGQKCCTFQHWVYQKTGGCLLVTDMQGVGMKLTDVGIATLATGYKGFKGNCSMTFIDQFKALHQCNKYCKMLGLKSLQNNSQKQKKPSVSRSKTQPNSTPIRKVAPGTPAEKKTSRPL